One genomic region from uncultured Treponema sp. encodes:
- a CDS encoding cation:proton antiporter has product MEGDITARMGTLVIQIGVLLFAVRFFGFLAKKVRISSVLGELIAGVVIGPYALGAIPLPGFPSGIFSLNSASLAVTPELYGFSTVASVILLFASGLETDLALFLRYSLAGGVIGLGGVVASFLLGDIAGMMLFGCGIMDVRCLFLGIMSTATSVGITARILSDKKKMDSPEGVTILASAVFDDVLGIILLAVVMGIVAALSSEGGQVSIDGVKILLIAARAFGIWLVFTAAGLVFSKKIAKFLKLFKHSYDFSICALGIALLLGGFFEKQGLAMIIGAYITGLSLSATDIAAIIQERIHGLYKFFVPLFFAVMGMMVNMRELMSKEVLAFGAFYTVLAVVAKVVGCGLPALGFGFNLKGALRIGCGMIPRGEVALIIAGIGLTAGILDEQMFGVVILMTLVTTLFAPPLISAALSINGKGTKKETRSTDNVAFTWDFGSDEIADLVIDIFLKDLRSEGFYVQMMNISDGISQARKDGISLSITETESVVKIETSAEDSGFVKNAMYEVLIRLGNLVQNLKENYVPEKINFFDQSEVSRTSSDILKLFAPDAVSVDLKGTTKDQILQEMVMLLANSGAVRNWETVLADVRERENIMSTGMQHGVAFPHGKSDAVTHTCVALGISRNGVDFDSLDGEKCKVFVMIVSPKKTSSPHMLLLSSMSYILRDEKNVEELLKCPDAKSLFEKMKEFAARKNNS; this is encoded by the coding sequence ATGGAAGGCGATATTACTGCCCGGATGGGAACTCTTGTTATTCAAATCGGAGTTTTGCTTTTTGCTGTCCGCTTTTTTGGATTTCTTGCTAAGAAAGTCAGGATTTCATCGGTTCTTGGCGAGTTGATTGCCGGTGTTGTTATCGGTCCTTATGCTTTGGGTGCAATTCCGCTTCCTGGGTTTCCGTCTGGAATTTTCAGCTTGAATTCTGCTTCGCTTGCTGTAACTCCTGAGCTTTACGGTTTTTCTACTGTGGCTTCTGTTATTTTGCTTTTTGCTTCCGGTCTTGAAACTGACCTTGCGCTTTTCTTGCGTTATTCTCTTGCGGGCGGCGTGATTGGTCTTGGCGGAGTTGTGGCTTCGTTTCTTTTGGGCGACATTGCAGGAATGATGCTTTTTGGCTGCGGAATAATGGATGTAAGATGTCTTTTCCTTGGAATTATGTCCACCGCGACTTCTGTAGGAATTACGGCGCGCATTTTGTCTGACAAAAAGAAGATGGATTCCCCGGAAGGCGTTACGATTCTTGCCTCTGCTGTTTTTGACGATGTTCTTGGAATTATTCTTCTTGCTGTTGTGATGGGAATTGTTGCGGCTTTGAGTTCTGAAGGCGGACAGGTTTCAATTGACGGCGTTAAGATTCTTTTGATTGCTGCGCGCGCTTTTGGAATTTGGCTTGTGTTTACCGCTGCTGGTCTTGTTTTTTCAAAGAAAATTGCAAAGTTCCTAAAGCTTTTTAAGCATTCTTATGATTTTTCGATTTGCGCTTTGGGAATTGCGTTGCTTCTTGGCGGCTTCTTTGAAAAGCAAGGGCTTGCGATGATTATCGGCGCGTACATTACAGGACTTTCACTTTCTGCAACTGACATTGCGGCGATTATTCAGGAAAGAATCCATGGACTTTACAAATTTTTTGTTCCGCTGTTTTTTGCTGTAATGGGAATGATGGTGAATATGCGCGAGCTTATGTCCAAGGAAGTTCTTGCGTTCGGCGCGTTCTATACTGTGCTTGCGGTTGTTGCGAAAGTTGTTGGCTGCGGACTTCCTGCCTTGGGATTCGGCTTTAACTTGAAGGGAGCTTTGAGAATTGGCTGCGGAATGATTCCTCGTGGAGAAGTTGCTCTTATTATAGCCGGAATCGGTCTTACAGCTGGAATTCTTGATGAGCAGATGTTCGGCGTTGTTATTCTTATGACGCTTGTTACAACTTTGTTTGCGCCTCCTCTTATTTCCGCGGCTCTTTCTATAAACGGAAAGGGAACAAAAAAAGAAACCCGCTCAACAGACAACGTTGCGTTTACTTGGGATTTTGGCTCTGATGAAATTGCCGACCTTGTAATTGATATTTTCCTTAAGGATCTTAGAAGCGAAGGATTCTATGTTCAGATGATGAATATTTCCGACGGAATTTCCCAAGCAAGAAAAGACGGAATTTCTCTTTCAATTACAGAAACTGAATCTGTTGTAAAAATTGAAACAAGCGCGGAAGATTCAGGCTTTGTAAAAAATGCGATGTACGAAGTTTTAATCCGCCTTGGAAATCTTGTTCAGAATTTAAAGGAAAACTATGTTCCTGAAAAAATAAATTTCTTTGACCAGAGCGAAGTGAGCCGCACAAGTTCCGACATTCTTAAGCTTTTTGCGCCGGACGCTGTTTCTGTGGATTTGAAGGGAACTACAAAAGATCAAATTCTTCAGGAAATGGTCATGCTTCTTGCAAATTCCGGGGCTGTGCGCAACTGGGAAACTGTTCTTGCCGATGTGCGTGAGCGTGAAAATATTATGAGCACTGGAATGCAGCATGGAGTTGCTTTCCCTCACGGAAAATCCGACGCTGTTACCCACACTTGCGTTGCCTTGGGAATTAGCCGTAACGGAGTGGACTTTGATTCTCTTGACGGTGAAAAGTGCAAGGTCTTTGTTATGATTGTTTCGCCGAAAAAAACTTCTTCGCCGCACATGCTTTTGCTTTCTTCCATGAGCTACATTCTTCGCGATGAAAAAAATGTTGAGGAACTTTTGAAATGTCCTGACGCAAAATCGCTTTTTGAAAAGATGAAAGAATTTGCCGCGCGGAAAAATAATTCTTAA
- a CDS encoding class I SAM-dependent methyltransferase has translation MKNKKTETEWFENEDFWLNYGPVMFDGQQWAQAAGIAKSVMNLAELSERNSVLDVCCGPGRISVELALLGLNVTGVDITQPFLDAADETAQDEGVQIEFVNKDMRTFSSRKKFDAAVNIYNSFGYCDKISDDIKILKKVNVALKKGGTFVLECISRETAVKYFTEGEWFERAGMTVLTEFKVQGAWEGLVSKWILIGKDGKRIEHEFVQRLYSAAELRDILCNECGFSSAQVFGGFYGEPYDQNAKTMVIVAKK, from the coding sequence ATGAAAAACAAAAAAACTGAAACTGAATGGTTTGAAAATGAAGATTTTTGGCTGAACTACGGCCCTGTTATGTTTGATGGGCAGCAGTGGGCGCAGGCGGCAGGAATTGCAAAAAGCGTGATGAATCTTGCAGAACTTTCTGAAAGAAATTCTGTGCTGGATGTTTGTTGCGGACCTGGCAGAATCAGCGTGGAACTTGCGCTTCTTGGGCTGAACGTTACCGGCGTTGACATAACTCAGCCGTTTTTGGATGCGGCTGACGAAACTGCACAGGACGAAGGTGTTCAGATTGAATTTGTAAACAAGGACATGAGAACTTTTTCTTCACGCAAAAAATTTGACGCCGCCGTGAACATTTACAATTCGTTTGGCTACTGCGACAAAATCAGCGACGACATAAAAATCCTAAAAAAAGTGAATGTTGCTCTTAAAAAAGGCGGAACTTTTGTGCTTGAATGTATAAGCCGCGAAACTGCCGTAAAATATTTTACAGAAGGCGAATGGTTTGAACGCGCCGGAATGACCGTTCTTACGGAATTTAAAGTGCAGGGCGCCTGGGAAGGCTTGGTTTCAAAATGGATTTTGATTGGCAAGGACGGAAAACGAATTGAGCACGAATTTGTCCAGCGCCTTTATTCCGCCGCCGAGCTGCGCGACATTCTTTGCAACGAGTGTGGATTTTCTTCTGCGCAGGTTTTCGGAGGATTTTACGGCGAGCCTTACGACCAAAACGCCAAAACAATGGTAATCGTTGCAAAAAAATAA
- the hprK gene encoding HPr(Ser) kinase/phosphatase, producing the protein MSEKKITVLDLLDLDLKGQDSLNMKCIAGRSGLYREITVSDINRPGLAISGFYESFAYERVQLFGRGESAYLRKLESEGNFDLIKKFFTYEMPCIVFSHSIEPSEFFLSVAESSRCAVLQTDLISTDFSQRLLRVFSNIFAPRKTLHGVFVEVYGVGILLIGESGVGKSETALELVERGHRLVADDIVEIRCVNGNSIIGQGANKLISHHMEIRGLGIINIAQLYGVGAIREQKEVQMVIKLEAWNQTKVYDRIGTKGAFIDLLGVKIPIIEIPVKPGRNLPIIIEAAAMNERLKTMGYYSAQEFNQNILRWIETGAAQRDYYGKEDSY; encoded by the coding sequence ATGTCGGAAAAAAAGATAACAGTTTTAGACCTTCTTGACTTGGATTTAAAAGGCCAGGACTCGCTGAACATGAAGTGCATCGCGGGAAGATCTGGACTTTACAGGGAAATAACTGTTTCCGACATAAACCGCCCGGGACTTGCAATTTCCGGATTTTACGAGTCGTTTGCTTATGAACGCGTCCAGCTTTTTGGAAGAGGAGAATCCGCTTATCTTAGAAAGCTTGAATCCGAAGGAAATTTCGATCTTATAAAAAAATTCTTTACTTATGAAATGCCCTGCATCGTTTTTAGCCACAGCATTGAGCCTTCAGAATTTTTTCTTTCAGTCGCGGAATCTTCAAGGTGCGCGGTTCTTCAGACTGACTTGATTTCAACGGATTTTTCACAGCGGCTTTTAAGAGTCTTTTCAAATATTTTCGCTCCAAGAAAAACGCTCCACGGAGTTTTTGTAGAAGTTTACGGCGTTGGAATTCTTCTTATTGGAGAAAGCGGCGTCGGAAAAAGTGAAACTGCGCTTGAGCTTGTTGAGCGCGGACATCGTCTTGTTGCGGATGACATTGTTGAAATAAGATGCGTAAACGGAAACTCGATTATCGGACAGGGAGCAAACAAGCTTATAAGCCACCACATGGAAATCCGCGGACTTGGAATTATAAACATCGCCCAGCTTTACGGAGTCGGCGCAATCCGTGAGCAAAAAGAAGTGCAGATGGTAATAAAGCTTGAAGCCTGGAACCAGACAAAAGTTTATGACAGAATCGGAACAAAAGGAGCTTTTATAGACCTTTTGGGCGTAAAAATTCCGATTATAGAAATTCCTGTAAAACCAGGACGAAATCTCCCAATTATAATTGAAGCCGCCGCAATGAATGAAAGGCTAAAGACGATGGGCTATTATTCCGCGCAGGAATTCAACCAGAATATTTTGCGCTGGATAGAAACCGGAGCCGCCCAGAGAGATTACTATGGAAAAGAAGACTCTTATTGA
- a CDS encoding HPr family phosphocarrier protein, whose translation MTEKILTVRNRAGIHARPAALIAQTANKFSSEIILEKDSTTVNAKSIMGVITMAAGYNTNITLKAEGSDEKEAAEAIFNLFEAKFEEE comes from the coding sequence GTGACAGAGAAAATTCTTACAGTTAGAAACCGCGCAGGAATCCACGCAAGGCCTGCAGCATTGATTGCCCAGACAGCAAACAAGTTTTCATCAGAAATAATCCTCGAAAAAGACTCGACCACTGTAAACGCCAAGTCAATAATGGGCGTTATCACAATGGCGGCTGGATATAACACAAACATAACTCTAAAGGCTGAAGGTTCGGACGAAAAAGAAGCTGCCGAAGCGATCTTCAACCTTTTTGAAGCGAAATTTGAAGAGGAGTAG
- the lexA gene encoding transcriptional repressor LexA — MKNLTDRQKEVLEFIARFTEENGYPPTVREIGENFGISLRAVQDHIAACQKKGYLSQCQKRSRSIRVLKDDGLVRETKPFLAKIPLLGTVAAGKPLLCEENLDGYVNIAEPFVRPGKSYFALHVRGASMANAGILDGDLAIIEQAEIATEGQIVVAVVNNAITLKRFYREEERIRLQPENPDFQPIYTRDVQIAGIMVGLVRTY; from the coding sequence ATGAAAAATCTTACAGACCGGCAAAAGGAAGTTCTGGAATTTATCGCGCGTTTTACAGAAGAAAACGGTTATCCTCCGACTGTACGCGAAATTGGAGAAAACTTCGGAATTTCACTTAGAGCCGTGCAAGACCATATCGCCGCCTGCCAGAAAAAAGGCTATCTTTCGCAGTGCCAAAAACGCTCGCGCTCAATCCGTGTTTTAAAAGACGACGGACTTGTAAGGGAAACAAAGCCATTCCTGGCAAAAATTCCGCTGCTTGGAACTGTAGCCGCAGGAAAACCACTTCTTTGCGAGGAAAACCTTGACGGCTATGTAAACATCGCAGAACCTTTTGTCCGCCCGGGAAAAAGCTACTTTGCCCTTCATGTCCGCGGCGCAAGCATGGCAAACGCAGGAATTCTTGACGGCGACCTTGCAATAATCGAGCAGGCAGAAATCGCCACAGAAGGACAGATTGTTGTCGCTGTTGTAAACAACGCAATCACATTAAAAAGATTCTACCGTGAAGAAGAAAGAATCCGCCTTCAGCCAGAAAACCCAGATTTCCAGCCGATTTACACACGCGATGTTCAGATTGCAGGAATAATGGTCGGACTTGTAAGAACATACTAG